The following proteins come from a genomic window of Panicum hallii strain FIL2 chromosome 8, PHallii_v3.1, whole genome shotgun sequence:
- the LOC112902124 gene encoding serine/arginine-rich splicing factor SR45-like, translating into MADPVASVETIVRIALAISKAVGTAQRNIDQCKDVQAQVSVAKDSLLVLQRKGLMDDKGSAVGRALGHLKTTLRRALELVRACQQEDQSFVQRVLRAEDLSSQLRQVKQDILQELSMATFAINAHMAPDAHHDGQRQLQVQHRRHETPAHQKHEHGQGKMPEHRRITDSEHRRTKTSEHRTTKTPECRRNKTPEHRTPNAREHRRATDPEHRRTKTPEHRRPKTPERRRPDTPKHQRPDTSEHRRAGTHVHQRPKMVEKQRPKTPAH; encoded by the exons ATGGCCGATCCGGTAGCCAGCGTGGAGACGATCGTGAGGATCGCCCTGGCGATCAGCAAGGCCGTCGGCACTGCTCAGAGGAACATCGACCAGTGCAAGGACGTCCAGGCTCAGGTGAGCGTAGCCAAGGACAGCCTGCTGGTTCTGCAGAGGAAGGGGCTGATGGACGACAAGGGCTCCGCGGTGGGCCGCGCGCTGGGCCACCTGAAGACGACGCTCAGGCGCGCCCTCGAGCTCGTCAGGGCCTGCCAGCAGGAGGACCAGAGCTTCGTGCAGCGCGTCCTCAGGGCGGAGGACCTGTCGAGCCAGCTGCGCCAGGTGAAGCAGGACATCCTGCAGGAACTGTCCATGGCGACCTTCGCCATCAACGCCCACATGGCGCCCGACGCGCATCACGATGGCCAGCGGCAGCTTCAG GTTCAGCATCGGAGGCATGAGACACCAGCACACCAGAAGCATGAGCATGGACAGGGCAAGATGCCTGAACATCGACGGATCACAGATTCTGAGCATAGGAGGACCAAGACGTCTGAACACCGCACAACCAAGACACCTGAATGTCGGAGGAACAAGACGCCTGAACATCGGACGCCCAACGCACGTGAGCATCGACGGGCCACGGATCCTGAACATCGAAGGACCAAGACGCCTGAACATCGGAGGCCCAAGACACCCGAACGCCGAAGGCCCGACACACCTAAACATCAGAGGCCCGACACATCTGAGCATCGAAGGGCTGGTACGCATGTCCATCAGAGGCCCAAAATGGTAGAGAAACAAAGGCCCAAAACGCCTGCACATTAG
- the LOC112902114 gene encoding cysteine-rich receptor-like protein kinase 45: protein MADPVATVEKIVKIGLKIKEAVDKARHNEEDCREITRRVLRFSAILSQLQQTGTVADSPAMAGALEDLEETLQRALELVTACQERSTIRRLVAAGDLSRQLRRVKDDILNKVMLASFAINAHTTIVLLTIQAGGHPPPRQQQADAGLPDISTSIHSTEDARSDLNGEENIVLTGNDPPFAPLVGLKKFSLSELKAAIKDGNTIGRGGFSNVYKGILNDGTVVTIKRAYHFTYDSSYDQHRIVSKLQHKNIVKVLGYGHKVKSSSMMRLWNRKTDRDKETEYFLVEEYMPNGSLDKVIHESQLNWSSMFRIIQGIAQGVHYLHEQGVIHLDLKPPNILLDSNMNAKITDFDLSVTVDDNEVTLDVIAGTLGYIDPEFLAGSTVTTKNDVYGFGITLLETVRSIRRCKSTAAYPLDQWAWKAWEAGRIDEEFDLSLFDGSELTEIKRCVMVGLLCAQDRRAYRPSMADVLEMLNGDRELPNPKKPAYILSDEERSSADQSDGEIPSSPSAWSDGS, encoded by the exons ATGGCCGATCCGGTGGCCACCGTGGAGAAGATCGTCAAAATCGGGCTCAAGATCAAGGAGGCCGTGGACAAGGCTCGCCACAACGAGGAGGATTGCCGCGAGATCACGAGGCGCGTGCTGAGGTTCAGCGCCATCCTGTCGCAGCTGCAGCAGACGGGGACGGTGGCTGACAGCCCGGCGATGGCCGGCGCGCTGGAGGACCTGGAGGAGACCCTGCAGCGTGCCCTCGAGCTGGTCACGGCCTGCCAGGAGAGGAGCACCATCCGCCGCCTCGTTGCGGCCGGGGACCTGTCGAGGCAGCTGCGCCGGGTAAAAGATGACATCTTGAATAAAGTGATGCTGGCGTCTTTCGCCATCAACGCCCACACCACCATCGTGTTGCTTACTATTCAGGCTGGTGGTCATCCTCCGCCCCGGCAGCAGCAAGCG GATGCAGGACTGCCGGATATATCAACTAGCATTCATTCAACTGAAGATGCTAG GTCTGATTTGAACGGTGAGGAAAACATTGTACTAACAGGAAATGATCCCCCCTTTGCTCCTTTAGTAG GCTTAAAAAAATTCAGTTTATCTGAGTTAAAGGCTGCTATAAAGGATGGAAACACCATTGGAAGAGGTGGCTTTTCCAATGTCTACAAG GGTATATTAAATGATGGAACTGTGGTCACCATCAAGAGAGCATACCACTTCACTTATGATAGTTCTTATGATCAACATCGTATAGTTTCAAAGCTTCAGCACAAAAACATTGTGAAAGTTCTGGGATATGGACACAAAGTCAAATCTTCTTCTATGATGCGGCTGTGGAATCGCAAAACAGATCGAGATAAAGAAACAGAATATTTTTTAGTCGAAGAATACATGCCAAACGGAAGCTTGGACAAGGTCATCCACG AGTCCCAACTTAATTGGTCATCCATGTTCAGGATAATTCAGGGAATAGCCCAGGGTGTCCATTACCTACATGAGCAGGGCGTTATCCATTTGGATCTGAAACCCCCAAATATTCTCTTGGATTCTAATATGAATGCTAAGATTACTGATTTCGATTTATCTGTAACTGTGGACGATAATGAGGTCACTCTGGATGTTATAGCAGGCACACT GGGATATATAGATCCAGAATTTCTGGCAGGGTCTACTGTGACAACAAAGAATGATGTGTATGGTTTTGGCATTACCCTCCTCGAGACAGTCCGCAGTATCCGCAGATGTAAATCTACAGCGGCATACCCATTAGATCAATGG GCTTGGAAGGCTTGGGAAGCTGGCCGAATAGATGAGGAGTTTGATCTGTCATTGTTTGACGGGTCTGAGCTTACGGAGATTAAAAGGTGTGTGATGGTAGGACTGCTGTGTGCTCAGGATCGTCGGGCATATCGCCCCAGCATGGCAGATGTTCTTGAGATGCTAAATGGAGACAGAGAGTTGCCAAACCCAAAGAAACCAGCGTACATCTTATCCGACGAAGAGAGATCGTCGGCAGATCAATCTGATGGAGAAATACCTTCCAGCCCTTCTGCCTGGTCAGACGGATCGTGA
- the LOC112902116 gene encoding putative receptor-like protein kinase At4g00960: MALWNAVSQVATVTQLAGVDAYGLISMIVEAARTVKRNREICQLLARRARMIGDLLQQLERTQLMQHMETRNPVEQLEATLRHAYVLIASCRDGSYLYSCCMGVKRADQLREVQNEITFYLQLFPLVSFVDNTRSWEQLLSRACPLCSREATDDLHAVHRVEHEDRLGTEALMANGFENLGTHPPSKSEEEKTEGQVMNMRGLANLIGGAKGAELLHFSFSQILAATDNLSDGNLVGNGGFGCVYKGKLSNGVDIAVKRHDVSSFQGPHEFRTEIESIPNLRHRNIISLLGCCVQAEESILIYEYMPNKCLASIIADETKRELLNWSKRLRIIKGIADGLVYLHGHSQMCIVHRDIKASNILLDHEMNAKITDFGLALMLAPNTSAEVVVMGTYGYADPEYVATGVISEKADVYGFGIVLLEIISGKLFRSHKLEAKGYPGLPLPDYAHKYKAELLLHKLVDPLLHAEEHESSQIMECLKVALLCIHHLAKHRPTMSEVVTMLGRT, from the exons ATGGCACTGTGGAATGCAGTGAGTCAGGTGGCCACCGTCACGCAGCTCGCTGGGGTCGATGCCTATGGGCTGATCTCGATGATCGTGGAGGCTGCGCGGACGGTTAAGAGGAACCGGGAGATCTGCCAGCTGCTGGCACGCCGTGCAAGGATGATAGGGGACCTTCTGCAGCAGCTTGAAAGGACACAGCTGATGCAGCACATGGAGACGAGGAATCCAGTGGAGCAGCTAGAGGCGACGCTTCGGCACGCGTACGTTCTCATCGCGTCCTGTCGTGATGGTAGCTATCTGTATAGCTGCTGTATGGGAGTGAAGCGGGCTGATCAGCTCCGTGAGGTGCAGAATGAGATCACCTTCTACCTCCAGCTTTTCCCCCTTGTCAGCTTTGTCGACAACACCCGAAGTTGGGAGCAGCTTCTGAGCAGGGCTTGTCCTTTGTGCTCAagg GAAGCTACAGATGATTTACATGCAGTACATCGTGTGGAACATGAAGATAG GCTCGGAACAGAGGCCCTCATGGCCAATGGATTTGAAAATTTGGGAACTCATCCTCCCTCAAAATCCGAGGAAGAGAAAACAGAAG GCCAAGTCATGAACATGAGAGGATTAGCAAATCTCATTGGCGGTGCAAAAGGAGCAGAATTATTGCATTTTAGCTTCTCTCAGATTTTGGCTGCTACAGACAACTTATCAGATGGAAATTTGGTGGGAAATGGTGGATTTGGCTGTGTTTACAAG GGCAAACTCTCTAATGGTGTTGATATCGCAGTCAAAAGACATGATGTGTCTTCATTTCAAGGTCCACATGAGTTCAGAACTGAGATTGAATCTATTCCAAATCTTCGGCATAGAAACATAATTTCTCTACTTGGGTGTTGTGTTCAAGCAGAAGAAAGCATACTTATATATGAATACATGCCAAATAAATGCTTGGCATCTATCATTGCTG ATGAAACAAAAAGGGAGTTGCTAAATTGGTCTAAGCGTCTTCGAATAATCAAAGGGATAGCAGATGGTCTTGTTTATCTGCATGGGCATTCTCAGATGTGTATTGTGCACAGGGACATAAAAGCAAGCAACATCCTGTTGGACCATGAAATGAATGCTAAGATTACTGATTTTGGTCTGGCACTAATGTTGGCTCCAAATACGAGTGCAGAGGTGGTTGTTATGGGCACATA TGGTTATGCAGATCCTGAATATGTTGCTACTGGAGTTATCTCAGAGAAGGCAGATGTATATGGTTTTGGTATAGTACTTCTTGAGATAATAAGTGGAAAGCTTTTTCGGTCCCATAAATTGGAGGCGAAGGGCTATCCAGGGCTTCCACTTCCTGATTAT GCACACAAGTACAAAGCGGAACTATTGCTACACAAGCTTGTTGATCCGTTATTGCATGCAGAAGAGCACGAAAGCTCTCAGATAATGGAATGTCTGAAGGTGGCGCTGTTATGCATTCACCATCTTGCCAAGCATCGGCCTACCATGTCGGAAGTTGTTACCATGCTTGGCAGAACGTAG
- the LOC112902125 gene encoding cell number regulator 13-like: MALVGEVATVAQLVGLDASSLITMIAEAARTVRRNRATCRQLARRVEMIGALLRRLQDAQPMRQPETRAPVEELEETLRRAYLLVRSCQRRGYAYRCFMGARHADELREVQGEIGFYLQLFPLVSYVDATLNWVRLVNKADETSSCQEAPVVRPYLVPLLLLSCDGCCLAFVQGVCLGNWYSTHTVCTSSAIVFCVRICEVFMCHCRSQNTLLTYSYITQHTNNDLASTLFFSLGTAS; the protein is encoded by the exons ATGGCTCTGGTCGGGGAGGTCGCCACGGTGGCGCAGCTGGTGGGGCTCGACGCCTCCAGCCTCATCACGATGATCGCCGAGGCGGCGCGCACGGTGCGCCGGAACCGCGCCACCTGCCGGCAGCTCGCGCGGCGGGTGGAGATGATCGGCGCGCTGCTCCGGCGGCTCCAGGACGCGCAGCCGATGCGGCAGCCGGAGACGCGGGCGCCCGtggaggagctcgaggagacgCTCCGGCGGGCGTACCTGCTCGTGCGCTCCTGCCAGCGCCGCGGGTACGCGTACCGGTGCTTCATGGGGGCGCGCCACGCCGACGAGCTCCGCGAGGTGCAGGGTGAGATCGGCTTCTACCTCCAGCTCTTCCCCCTTGTCAGCTACGTCGACGCCACGCTCAACTGGGTGAGGCTTGTCAACAAGGCCGATGAAACTTCGTCTTGCCAAGAG GCACCTGTGGTAAGACCATATCTCGTGCCGCTCCTGTTACTCTCGTGCGATGGATGCTGCTTAGCATTTGTTCAGGGAGTATGCCTTGGTAATTGGTATAGTACACACACAGTTTGCACCTCCTCTGCTATTGTTTTCTGTGTTCGTATCTGTGAAGTTTTCATGTGTCACTGCAGGAGTCAAAACACATTACTGACTTATTCCTATATAACCCAACACACTAACAATGATCTAGCTAGCACCCTGTTTTTTTCTTTGGGAACAGCTAGCTAG